In the Clostridium beijerinckii genome, one interval contains:
- a CDS encoding alpha/beta fold hydrolase — protein sequence MNEDNLALTASSYSNFKDKYLEIYISQDNYKEKMINIVEPYLKKNLESGYILGANDLKLYYEKFIVKKPKANIVICHGFGEFTEKYNELIYYFIKENYSVFILEHRGHGRSQRLGMDNYQINVENFDYYVEDFKKFIDEIVIPDSRNKKLLLFAHSMGGCIGTVFLEKYNSYFNAAVLSSPMHEINTGKAPKILANIISKAMRVCGKGNSYLPGQKPYAEKKDFYSRSTSCKERYQYLLEKIKKNDNYHSGGSSALWYIESLKATKELIRRKNISKIMVPILLFQAEYDTHVIPKAQNRFAHHAKDCKVVYMKGSKHESYFERDEIAFSFFNRVLSFYENSI from the coding sequence ATGAATGAAGATAACTTAGCATTAACGGCATCTTCATACTCAAATTTTAAGGATAAGTATCTTGAAATATATATTTCACAAGATAATTATAAGGAAAAAATGATAAATATAGTTGAACCTTATCTAAAGAAGAATCTAGAAAGTGGCTATATTCTAGGAGCAAATGACTTAAAACTTTATTACGAAAAATTCATTGTAAAGAAGCCAAAAGCTAATATAGTCATTTGTCATGGATTTGGAGAATTTACTGAAAAATACAATGAACTAATTTATTATTTTATAAAGGAAAACTACTCTGTTTTTATTCTTGAACATAGAGGGCATGGTAGATCACAAAGACTTGGGATGGATAATTATCAGATTAATGTTGAAAACTTTGATTACTATGTAGAAGATTTCAAAAAGTTTATAGATGAAATTGTTATTCCAGATAGTAGGAATAAGAAGTTGTTATTATTTGCACATTCTATGGGAGGATGTATAGGTACTGTTTTTTTAGAGAAATATAATAGTTATTTTAATGCTGCAGTGTTAAGTTCACCAATGCATGAAATTAATACTGGGAAAGCACCTAAGATTTTAGCAAATATTATTTCTAAAGCAATGAGGGTTTGCGGAAAAGGAAATTCATATCTTCCAGGCCAGAAGCCATATGCTGAAAAGAAGGATTTTTACAGTAGATCGACTAGTTGTAAGGAGCGATATCAATATCTTTTGGAAAAGATTAAAAAGAATGATAATTATCATAGTGGTGGATCATCGGCTTTATGGTATATCGAAAGTTTAAAAGCAACTAAAGAACTAATTAGAAGAAAGAATATATCAAAAATAATGGTACCAATACTATTATTTCAAGCTGAATATGATACACATGTTATCCCAAAAGCACAGAATAGGTTTGCGCATCATGCTAAAGATTGTAAGGTGGTTTATATGAAAGGCTCTAAACATGAATCGTATTTTGAAAGAGATGAAATAGCTTTT
- a CDS encoding HD-GYP domain-containing protein, with product MEKSTKVISFNQLKEGMVIAKNVEQNGSVLLKKDISVTEQIIEKIKKLYVIGNVEIYCENTAAKSSEVELKKETQCKKIEDEFNEISLALRKTFRQLVNNNEEALNEVREFSRKIQNEIQPGSLVIKNIVLYGSGTDSIYRHGVNVAALSALIGKWTGLEKAKLNLLVYSAILHDFGKTKIARELLMKEVGLTQNEFNTIKTHAQKGYMVIKELSFLDKAVSYGVLMHHERLDGSGYPLGLKGEAIHPFAKIIAIADVFDAINSNRGYKKKRLPFEALQIVKNESLGKLDYEYVKIFLEHVIDYYTGEEVLLNTNEKCKIIQMNVNNLEKPLILKGEEFIDLEKEKKLYIKEILL from the coding sequence ATGGAGAAGAGTACAAAAGTAATAAGCTTTAACCAGTTAAAAGAAGGAATGGTAATAGCTAAAAATGTAGAGCAAAATGGGAGTGTATTACTTAAAAAGGATATTTCGGTAACTGAACAAATTATAGAAAAAATAAAAAAGTTATATGTTATCGGAAATGTAGAGATATATTGTGAAAATACAGCTGCAAAAAGTAGTGAAGTGGAATTAAAGAAAGAGACACAATGTAAAAAGATTGAAGATGAATTCAATGAAATTTCTTTAGCATTAAGAAAAACTTTTAGACAACTTGTCAATAACAATGAAGAAGCTCTAAACGAAGTGAGGGAATTTTCTAGAAAAATTCAAAATGAGATACAGCCAGGTAGCTTGGTTATAAAGAATATAGTTCTTTATGGAAGTGGAACAGATTCAATATATAGACATGGAGTAAATGTAGCAGCACTAAGTGCACTCATAGGAAAATGGACAGGATTAGAAAAGGCGAAGTTAAATTTATTAGTATATTCAGCAATTCTTCATGATTTTGGAAAGACAAAAATAGCAAGAGAATTATTAATGAAAGAAGTAGGATTAACACAAAATGAATTTAATACAATAAAAACCCATGCTCAGAAAGGATATATGGTAATAAAAGAACTTTCATTTTTGGACAAGGCTGTGAGCTATGGGGTACTGATGCACCATGAAAGATTAGATGGGTCTGGTTACCCGCTTGGGCTAAAGGGGGAAGCTATACATCCTTTTGCAAAAATCATCGCTATAGCTGATGTATTTGATGCAATTAATTCTAATAGAGGATATAAGAAAAAAAGGCTTCCATTTGAAGCATTGCAAATAGTTAAAAACGAAAGTTTAGGAAAACTAGATTACGAATATGTAAAGATATTTTTAGAGCATGTTATAGATTATTATACAGGTGAAGAGGTATTATTAAATACTAATGAAAAATGCAAGATAATACAGATGAATGTAAATAATTTAGAAAAGCCTCTGATTTTGAAGGGCGAAGAGTTTATAGATTTGGAAAAAGAAAAGAAATTATATATTAAAGAGATATTATTATAA
- a CDS encoding arsenate reductase family protein, whose amino-acid sequence MNIQIFGTKKCFDTKKAERFFKERNIKFQFIDLNEKPMSKGEFNNIIKAVSINELINTKAKEYVKLNFNNIRSAEIKAELLLKNQKVINTPIVRNGKEATVGYKAEEWNRWIENN is encoded by the coding sequence ATGAATATACAAATATTTGGAACTAAGAAATGCTTTGATACTAAAAAGGCAGAAAGATTTTTTAAAGAAAGAAATATAAAATTTCAGTTTATCGATTTAAATGAAAAGCCTATGAGCAAAGGCGAATTTAATAACATAATTAAAGCGGTGAGTATTAATGAATTAATAAATACGAAGGCAAAGGAATATGTAAAATTAAACTTTAATAATATACGAAGTGCAGAAATTAAAGCAGAATTATTATTAAAAAATCAAAAAGTTATAAATACGCCTATAGTAAGAAATGGTAAAGAAGCAACAGTTGGATATAAAGCAGAAGAATGGAATAGATGGATAGAAAACAACTAA
- the deoD gene encoding purine-nucleoside phosphorylase — translation MSVHINAPEGAIAESVLLPGDPLRAKFIAENFLEDVVCYNEVRGMYGFTGTYKGKKISVQGTGMGIPSISIYANELIQSYGVKNLIRVGTCGGYSEKVKVRDLIIAMSASTDSNLNLVRFQGRTFAPTASFELLKPAYDIAVEKGFDPKVGSIYSSDVFYGDDDEDWKKWAKFGCLGVEMEAAALYTIAAKFGVNALALLTVSDHFVTGEVTSAEERQLTFTNMMEVALDTIAKIEN, via the coding sequence ATGAGTGTTCATATTAATGCACCTGAAGGTGCTATTGCAGAAAGCGTATTATTACCAGGAGACCCTTTAAGAGCAAAGTTTATAGCAGAAAACTTTTTGGAAGATGTAGTTTGCTATAATGAAGTTAGAGGTATGTATGGGTTTACAGGAACATATAAAGGTAAGAAAATTTCAGTTCAGGGAACAGGAATGGGAATACCTTCAATTTCAATATATGCAAATGAATTGATACAAAGTTATGGGGTTAAAAATCTTATAAGAGTTGGAACATGCGGTGGATATAGCGAAAAAGTTAAGGTTAGAGATCTTATAATAGCTATGTCTGCATCAACAGATTCAAATCTTAATTTAGTAAGATTTCAAGGTAGAACATTTGCACCAACAGCAAGTTTTGAATTATTGAAACCAGCATACGATATAGCGGTTGAAAAAGGCTTTGATCCTAAAGTTGGTAGCATATATAGCTCTGATGTATTTTATGGCGATGATGATGAAGATTGGAAGAAGTGGGCTAAGTTTGGTTGCTTAGGAGTAGAGATGGAAGCAGCAGCGTTATATACAATTGCAGCTAAATTTGGAGTTAATGCATTAGCTTTACTTACAGTAAGCGATCACTTTGTAACTGGAGAAGTTACAAGCGCAGAAGAAAGACAATTGACATTTACAAATATGATGGAAGTTGCTTTAGATACTATAGCAAAAATAGAGAATTAG
- the deoC gene encoding deoxyribose-phosphate aldolase, with protein MNIAKYIDHTILKPEATVEDVKKLCKEAKEYNFASVCVNGCYAKLVSSELMGTDVKTCVVVGFPLGAMTKEAKAFETNQAIENGATEIDMVINVGALKDKNYSLLKEDIEAVVNAAKGKALVKVIIETCLLTDEEKVKACEIAKEVKADFVKTSTGFSTGGATKEDIALMRKTVGPDLGVKASGGVRDFKAAMDMINAGASRIGASASISIVSESK; from the coding sequence ATGAATATAGCTAAATATATAGATCATACAATATTAAAACCAGAAGCAACAGTAGAGGATGTAAAAAAATTATGTAAGGAAGCTAAAGAATACAATTTTGCTTCAGTTTGCGTAAATGGATGTTATGCAAAATTAGTAAGTAGTGAACTTATGGGAACTGATGTGAAGACATGTGTAGTTGTTGGATTTCCATTAGGTGCAATGACAAAGGAAGCTAAAGCTTTTGAAACAAATCAAGCCATTGAAAATGGAGCTACTGAAATAGATATGGTTATAAATGTTGGGGCATTAAAAGATAAAAATTATAGTTTACTTAAAGAAGATATAGAAGCAGTTGTAAATGCAGCCAAGGGAAAAGCATTAGTTAAAGTTATTATTGAAACATGTTTATTAACTGATGAGGAGAAAGTTAAAGCTTGCGAAATAGCTAAAGAAGTTAAAGCTGATTTTGTTAAAACATCAACAGGATTTTCTACTGGTGGAGCAACTAAGGAAGATATTGCTTTAATGAGAAAAACTGTTGGACCAGATTTAGGCGTAAAGGCATCAGGTGGAGTTAGAGACTTCAAAGCTGCTATGGATATGATAAATGCAGGAGCAAGTAGAATTGGTGCTAGTGCTAGTATATCTATAGTTAGTGAAAGCAAATAA
- a CDS encoding ABC transporter permease has translation MLNSIALLIGITLMYSAPLIFGALGGVVSERSGVVNIGIEGMMTIGAFTGAAVGYYSGNAWLGFLAAGIAGGIMALLHAVASITFNADQTISGIAINLLGAGFSLFTCRLLFEGATMTKPVVTKLPKVFGVDITVFIALLITVVIWFILYKTKWGLRIRAVGEHPAAADTLGISVTATRYVCVMISGILAGFGGASMTLAIIAQFTPTAISGQGFIALAAVIFGKWTPHGAYGACLLFGFAQALTVVLGGGNFAIPSQILAMLPYILTIVVLILFVGKSVAPKADGVPYEKGTR, from the coding sequence ATGTTAAATAGTATTGCACTATTAATAGGTATTACACTAATGTACTCAGCACCGTTAATATTTGGAGCATTAGGAGGAGTTGTTTCTGAACGTTCTGGAGTTGTAAATATCGGAATTGAAGGTATGATGACTATAGGTGCATTTACTGGTGCGGCAGTAGGATATTATTCTGGAAATGCATGGCTTGGATTTTTAGCTGCAGGAATTGCAGGTGGAATAATGGCTTTATTACATGCAGTTGCATCTATAACATTCAATGCGGATCAGACAATATCAGGTATTGCTATAAATTTATTGGGTGCAGGTTTCTCTTTATTTACATGCAGGTTATTATTTGAAGGAGCTACTATGACTAAACCAGTAGTTACTAAATTACCTAAAGTATTTGGAGTAGATATTACAGTTTTTATAGCACTTTTAATTACAGTAGTTATTTGGTTCATTTTATATAAAACTAAATGGGGACTACGTATTCGTGCTGTAGGAGAGCATCCAGCAGCTGCAGATACTCTTGGAATAAGTGTAACTGCAACTCGTTATGTGTGTGTTATGATTTCTGGAATACTTGCAGGATTTGGCGGAGCATCTATGACTCTTGCAATAATAGCGCAATTCACCCCAACAGCAATTAGTGGTCAAGGCTTTATTGCATTAGCAGCAGTTATTTTTGGTAAATGGACTCCACATGGCGCATACGGAGCTTGCTTATTATTTGGATTTGCTCAAGCATTAACAGTTGTATTAGGTGGTGGAAACTTTGCTATTCCTTCGCAAATACTTGCAATGTTACCATATATTCTAACAATTGTAGTATTGATTCTTTTTGTTGGAAAATCAGTTGCACCAAAAGCTGATGGAGTTCCATACGAAAAAGGTACTCGTTAA
- a CDS encoding ABC transporter permease: MKTVAKILKKPVTSTFIAIFFGFVVSAIVLGIAGYNSIDAFSALFNGIFSKPKYISNTIIKATPIILTGLSVAFAFKTGLFNIGAEGQYIIGTIASTIVGIKLNLPAILEIPLVILAGVAAGAVFGGIVGILKAKFGIHEVITSIMLNWIALYLSNFVVSTDVFHQPDSTSTYMINESGFTTILGNWKTSDAGIEFLSHNKWLSEVLLKTDVNIGIIVAIIMAVVISVLLYKSAKGYELRAVGLNKDAAEFAGINVNRNIIQSMVIAGALSGLAGALAITGTAPHKLSTMAAFENNGFNGLSVALIAGSSPIGCIFGGLLYGGLLYGGQSVQSAIGAPSEIINIMIGTIVFFVALTKIVPALADRLLKRGEKNVK, encoded by the coding sequence ATGAAAACAGTGGCAAAGATTCTTAAAAAACCAGTTACTTCAACATTCATTGCAATATTTTTTGGTTTTGTAGTTTCTGCAATAGTTCTTGGTATTGCAGGGTATAACTCAATAGATGCTTTTAGCGCACTTTTTAATGGTATTTTTTCAAAACCTAAATATATATCTAATACAATTATCAAGGCCACTCCTATTATTTTAACTGGTTTAAGTGTTGCATTTGCCTTTAAAACAGGTTTGTTCAATATTGGAGCAGAAGGCCAATATATAATAGGTACAATTGCATCAACTATAGTTGGAATTAAATTAAATTTGCCAGCAATATTAGAAATTCCTTTAGTAATTTTAGCTGGTGTAGCTGCTGGAGCAGTATTTGGTGGAATTGTGGGAATTCTTAAGGCGAAATTCGGAATACATGAAGTTATAACCAGTATAATGCTGAATTGGATTGCATTATATTTATCTAATTTCGTTGTATCAACAGATGTATTTCACCAACCGGATTCAACAAGCACTTATATGATTAATGAATCTGGATTTACTACTATACTTGGTAATTGGAAGACATCTGATGCTGGAATAGAATTTCTTTCTCACAACAAATGGTTATCAGAAGTCTTGTTAAAAACAGATGTTAATATTGGAATTATTGTTGCTATTATAATGGCTGTAGTTATATCAGTTTTATTATATAAATCAGCAAAGGGATACGAATTACGTGCAGTGGGATTAAATAAAGATGCAGCAGAATTTGCCGGAATAAATGTTAATCGTAATATAATTCAATCAATGGTAATTGCAGGTGCATTATCAGGTCTTGCTGGAGCACTAGCTATTACAGGCACAGCACCTCATAAGTTATCTACTATGGCTGCTTTTGAAAATAATGGATTTAACGGATTATCAGTTGCATTAATTGCAGGAAGTTCACCTATTGGTTGTATCTTTGGAGGATTGTTATATGGTGGATTACTATATGGAGGCCAATCTGTACAATCTGCAATAGGTGCACCATCGGAAATAATAAATATAATGATAGGTACTATTGTATTTTTCGTAGCATTAACTAAGATTGTACCTGCTTTAGCTGACAGACTTTTAAAGAGAGGTGAAAAGAATGTTAAATAG